From a single Pseudalkalibacillus hwajinpoensis genomic region:
- the ppsA gene encoding phosphoenolpyruvate synthase yields MSHLVLGFQEMEKTQLLVVGGKGLNLGELSKIEGIQVPEGFCVTTAGYQKAIEQNETYHALLDHLKIAERDQIGEISRKIREIIMEVEIPSDVVKAVAHYLSHFGNEHAYAVRSSATAEDLPHASFAGQQDSYLNIVGKEAILRHIRKCWASLFTDRAVIYRMNSGFDHSQVYLSVIVQRMVFPQASGILFTADPITSNRKLLSIDASFGLGEALVSGLVSADCYKVQEEEIVDKRLATKKMAIYGLKEGGTETQQIKPDQQKTQTLTDQQILHLARIGRQIEAYFGCPQDIEWCLVDDTFYIVQSRSITTLYPIPETNDQENHVYVSVGHQQMMTDPMKPLGLSLFLLTTNAPMYKAGGRLFVDCTHSLASPALREILLNAMGQSDPLIKDALMTIVEREDFIKSLPNGEKAPSHSESNRDTSESFLEQIDNDPTIVHDLIRRSQTSIEELKQNIQTKSGAELFRFILEDIQQLKKILFDPQSLDVIRAAMDASSWINEKMKKWLGEKNVADALSQSAPNNITSEMGLSLLDVADVIRPYPEVIDYLQHVKDDNFLDELVKFDGGQETRDAIYAFLNKYGMRCSGEIDITKVRWSEKPTALVPMILSNIKNFEPNASNRKFEQGRQEALKKEQELLDRLKQLPGGKRKTKKTKRLISLIRNYIGYREYPKYAMINRYFVYKQALLKEAEQLVQAKVIHVKEDIYYLTFEELREVVRTNKLDYQIINKRKDEYKLYEKLTPPRVFTSEGEIIAGEYKRENLPAEAIVGLPVSSGVIEGRARVILNMKDADLEDGDIIVTSFTDPSWTPLFLSIKGLVTEVGGLMTHGAVIAREYGLPAVVGVENATKLIKDGQRIRVHGTEGYIEIL; encoded by the coding sequence ATGAGTCATTTGGTTCTCGGTTTTCAGGAAATGGAAAAAACGCAGCTTTTGGTCGTTGGCGGAAAAGGGTTGAATTTAGGGGAATTATCAAAAATTGAAGGAATACAAGTACCAGAAGGATTTTGTGTTACAACAGCGGGATATCAAAAAGCAATAGAACAAAACGAAACGTATCATGCTTTGTTGGATCACCTAAAAATAGCGGAGCGAGATCAAATTGGTGAAATCAGCAGGAAGATTCGTGAAATCATTATGGAAGTAGAAATTCCTTCCGATGTTGTGAAAGCAGTTGCTCACTATCTCTCCCATTTTGGCAATGAACATGCTTATGCAGTGCGTTCTAGTGCGACTGCTGAAGATTTACCACATGCCTCTTTTGCTGGTCAACAAGACTCCTATTTAAATATCGTCGGAAAAGAAGCAATCTTGCGCCATATCAGAAAGTGTTGGGCTTCCCTATTTACGGATCGTGCGGTAATCTACCGGATGAACAGCGGATTTGACCACAGCCAAGTTTATTTATCCGTTATTGTTCAGAGGATGGTTTTCCCACAGGCTTCAGGGATTTTATTTACCGCCGATCCGATTACTTCTAACCGGAAACTACTGTCAATCGATGCCAGTTTTGGACTTGGAGAAGCACTGGTCTCTGGCCTAGTATCTGCAGATTGTTATAAAGTACAGGAAGAGGAAATCGTCGATAAGAGGTTAGCAACCAAAAAAATGGCTATCTATGGACTAAAAGAAGGCGGAACAGAGACACAGCAGATCAAGCCTGATCAGCAAAAGACTCAAACACTTACTGATCAACAAATTTTACATCTAGCACGCATCGGAAGACAGATCGAAGCTTATTTCGGTTGCCCGCAAGACATTGAATGGTGTTTGGTTGATGATACATTTTACATTGTCCAGAGTCGTTCAATAACGACTCTATACCCCATCCCTGAAACGAATGATCAAGAAAATCACGTCTATGTATCTGTTGGTCATCAACAAATGATGACCGACCCTATGAAACCATTGGGATTGTCTTTATTCCTGTTAACAACTAATGCACCTATGTATAAAGCTGGCGGAAGGTTGTTTGTTGACTGCACACATTCGCTGGCTTCACCTGCCCTCAGAGAAATTTTATTAAATGCAATGGGACAATCTGATCCGCTCATAAAAGACGCACTCATGACTATAGTAGAGCGAGAAGACTTTATAAAATCGTTACCGAATGGTGAAAAAGCACCGAGTCACAGTGAAAGCAATAGAGATACGTCTGAGAGTTTTCTAGAACAAATCGACAACGATCCGACAATCGTTCATGATTTGATTAGAAGGAGTCAAACATCGATAGAAGAGTTAAAACAAAACATTCAAACGAAATCAGGAGCGGAATTATTTAGGTTTATTCTAGAAGATATCCAGCAATTAAAGAAGATTTTATTTGACCCGCAAAGTTTGGATGTGATTAGGGCTGCTATGGACGCTTCATCATGGATTAATGAAAAAATGAAGAAGTGGTTAGGTGAAAAAAACGTAGCAGACGCGCTGTCTCAATCTGCACCGAACAATATTACTTCGGAAATGGGGCTTTCGCTATTGGATGTTGCAGATGTGATTCGTCCTTATCCAGAAGTAATTGATTATTTACAACATGTAAAAGATGATAACTTTTTGGATGAACTGGTTAAGTTTGATGGTGGACAGGAAACCCGAGACGCTATCTATGCTTTTCTCAACAAATACGGAATGCGATGCAGTGGAGAAATCGATATTACTAAAGTTCGTTGGAGCGAAAAGCCAACTGCACTTGTCCCAATGATTCTCAGTAACATCAAAAATTTCGAGCCTAATGCTAGCAATAGGAAATTTGAGCAAGGGCGACAGGAAGCTTTGAAAAAAGAACAAGAGTTATTAGATCGATTGAAGCAATTACCGGGGGGTAAACGAAAAACCAAAAAGACAAAACGATTGATCAGCTTAATACGGAATTATATCGGTTATCGTGAATATCCAAAATACGCCATGATTAATCGCTACTTCGTTTATAAGCAGGCTTTACTGAAAGAAGCCGAACAACTCGTACAAGCCAAAGTTATTCATGTAAAAGAAGATATATACTATCTCACTTTTGAAGAACTACGGGAAGTCGTACGCACAAATAAACTGGATTACCAGATCATCAACAAACGAAAAGACGAGTACAAGTTATATGAAAAACTAACTCCCCCACGTGTTTTCACGTCTGAAGGTGAAATCATTGCAGGTGAGTACAAACGAGAAAATCTCCCAGCCGAAGCTATTGTAGGTCTACCTGTTTCTTCTGGAGTTATAGAGGGACGAGCACGTGTCATCTTAAACATGAAAGATGCTGATCTAGAAGATGGAGATATAATAGTCACCTCCTTTACTGACCCTAGTTGGACACCATTATTTTTATCAATAAAAGGTTTAGTAACTGAAGTTGGTGGACTGATGACCCATGGAGCAGTTATCGCACGTGAATATGGCTTACCAGCAGTGGTCGGTGTGGAAAATGCTACCAAACTAATAAAAGATGGGCAACGAATTCGTGTGCATGGAACAGAAGGGTATATCGAAATATTGTAA
- a CDS encoding putative quinol monooxygenase — MELIAITAILKPKEGYEDDVRRVLEEVLGGSRNEDLCVQYDVHQSIEDTTFVINEVWANQEAVESHISSLHYQKYHNNIANLISSGEV; from the coding sequence ATGGAACTAATCGCGATTACAGCTATTCTCAAGCCAAAGGAAGGCTATGAGGACGATGTTAGGCGTGTCCTTGAAGAAGTGTTAGGAGGGTCAAGAAATGAAGATTTATGTGTGCAGTATGATGTCCATCAGTCAATTGAAGATACAACATTCGTAATCAATGAAGTCTGGGCGAATCAGGAGGCTGTTGAATCACATATTAGCTCTCTGCATTATCAAAAGTATCACAACAACATTGCCAATCTGATTAGTAGCGGAGAAGTATAA
- a CDS encoding class I SAM-dependent methyltransferase — translation MRKSTEDTYNALTSTYEKSIDHASPYNAFYERPAMMDEVDQDLSGKKALDAGCSAGWYSEQLVGRGADVTGVDLSSEMIHAAKRRLGERASFMQHDLTQSLPFDENSFDLIISSLTLHYLEDWNPVLEEFDRVLKSGGKLLFSVHHPFMDFTRFETKDYFKTTLLTETWHKQEITIDVCFYRRALQDVINSVTNHFCMEELIEPQPVKEMKVNNQFAYNYLMTNPHFLLVKSRSQK, via the coding sequence ATGAGAAAATCGACCGAAGACACGTATAATGCTCTGACCAGTACGTATGAAAAGAGCATTGACCACGCTTCCCCTTACAATGCTTTTTATGAACGACCGGCAATGATGGATGAGGTTGATCAGGATCTTAGTGGGAAGAAAGCTCTAGATGCTGGGTGTTCAGCAGGCTGGTATTCAGAACAACTGGTGGGGAGAGGGGCTGATGTAACAGGAGTCGATTTGAGTTCTGAAATGATTCACGCAGCTAAGCGCCGCCTTGGAGAAAGAGCGAGTTTTATGCAACATGATTTAACACAGTCGCTCCCCTTTGATGAGAATTCCTTTGACTTGATTATTAGTTCATTAACGCTTCATTACCTTGAAGATTGGAATCCCGTTTTAGAGGAATTCGACAGGGTGCTAAAGTCTGGTGGTAAGCTGTTATTCTCCGTTCATCATCCATTTATGGACTTTACTCGTTTTGAAACGAAGGATTATTTCAAAACAACGCTGCTAACAGAAACGTGGCACAAACAGGAAATCACAATTGATGTATGCTTCTACAGAAGGGCGCTACAGGATGTAATCAATTCTGTGACCAATCATTTTTGTATGGAAGAATTAATTGAGCCGCAGCCAGTTAAGGAGATGAAAGTAAATAATCAGTTTGCCTATAACTACTTAATGACCAATCCCCATTTCCTTCTGGTTAAATCGAGATCTCAAAAATAA
- a CDS encoding MTH1187 family thiamine-binding protein produces the protein MALLEISVTPVGTGQTSMSKFVTDAIRLAEKEGFHYHISPTSTIFEGNVDELFELARDIHTSALKNGSDRVITNIRIEDREDKPLNIDGQINEVKSGLG, from the coding sequence ATGGCTCTATTAGAAATTAGCGTCACACCAGTTGGCACAGGACAGACAAGCATGAGTAAATTTGTTACGGATGCTATTAGATTAGCAGAAAAAGAAGGGTTTCACTATCATATCAGCCCAACATCGACCATATTTGAAGGAAATGTAGACGAGCTTTTTGAATTAGCACGAGATATTCATACAAGTGCGTTGAAAAATGGCTCTGACCGCGTCATCACGAATATTCGGATCGAGGATCGTGAAGACAAACCGCTAAATATTGACGGGCAAATTAATGAAGTGAAAAGCGGACTTGGATAA
- a CDS encoding M14 family metallopeptidase, with amino-acid sequence MGKMDRRELSLMKQTDEYFAKNYVQSRETFRNHFNFIKKKWPSAQLTSESIGKEEDNTIDMIYAEALTSNDRVLFFTSGEHGIEGYTGAGVIHMFVEEYLDGIDPETTGICLIHALNPWGMRHFRRVTENNVDLNRNYFYDENSIRKNVNRNYAKESDLFLPNSKIIDLDKEKHRLYAQLVKGLVKEGYSGIKKAKGMGQFQFERGVYYGGSTAEESAVFLKSVQKKLLSTYPAVIHMDWHTALGPTNEITMVISEQDGREVDELTSTYGVKNIEQFTPKKVKGDSTNHFYKLKEEDFPETYLFSALFEFGTFGTGKQAELREFMTIILENHLYWEGAESVGDIQWILGEFEAMFYPDNPEWRESVVKEARLGIEGVLRKEEIIK; translated from the coding sequence ATGGGTAAAATGGATAGAAGGGAATTATCACTTATGAAACAGACTGACGAGTACTTTGCAAAGAACTACGTACAATCCCGTGAGACATTTAGAAACCATTTCAATTTTATAAAGAAAAAATGGCCTTCTGCACAATTGACTAGCGAATCAATTGGCAAGGAAGAAGATAATACAATTGACATGATTTATGCCGAGGCACTTACTTCGAATGACCGTGTTTTGTTTTTTACATCAGGTGAGCATGGGATCGAGGGGTACACAGGTGCAGGAGTAATCCACATGTTTGTGGAGGAATACCTTGATGGGATCGATCCTGAGACAACAGGCATTTGTTTGATTCATGCCCTAAACCCCTGGGGAATGCGCCATTTTCGCCGGGTAACTGAAAATAATGTTGACTTAAACCGCAATTATTTCTATGATGAGAATTCTATTCGAAAAAACGTTAATAGGAACTATGCAAAAGAGAGCGACCTTTTCTTGCCTAATTCGAAAATAATTGATTTAGATAAAGAGAAACATAGGCTGTATGCCCAGTTAGTTAAGGGTCTTGTGAAAGAAGGATACAGTGGAATTAAGAAGGCCAAAGGAATGGGACAATTCCAATTTGAGCGCGGTGTTTATTATGGTGGGTCAACCGCTGAGGAATCAGCTGTATTTCTAAAAAGTGTCCAGAAGAAATTATTATCCACCTATCCTGCTGTTATACACATGGATTGGCACACAGCTCTTGGACCAACTAACGAAATAACAATGGTGATATCGGAGCAAGACGGTCGTGAGGTAGATGAGTTAACAAGTACGTACGGGGTAAAAAACATTGAGCAGTTCACTCCTAAAAAAGTAAAAGGTGACTCGACCAATCACTTCTATAAATTAAAAGAGGAAGATTTTCCGGAAACATATCTTTTCTCTGCACTGTTTGAATTCGGAACGTTTGGAACTGGAAAGCAGGCTGAGCTAAGAGAATTTATGACAATCATTCTTGAAAACCACCTATACTGGGAAGGTGCTGAGTCAGTGGGTGATATTCAATGGATTCTTGGGGAGTTCGAAGCGATGTTTTATCCAGACAATCCAGAATGGCGTGAATCTGTCGTGAAGGAAGCTCGTCTAGGAATTGAAGGTGTTTTGAGAAAAGAAGAAATAATCAAGTAA
- a CDS encoding MFS transporter: MDDKKKWDLISLASIPLVMTLGNSMLIPVLPIIEKKLGITSFEVSMIITLYSVAAILFIPIAGYLSDRYGRKKIIIPSLFIAGCGGLITAWAAWSLEEPYAVILIGRVLQGIGSSGAAPVVLPFVGDLFKSDKEVSAGLGLIETSNTIGKVLSPILGALLASFLWYLPFLSIPVFSLISIILVIFLVESPDKKEKPQTISAFLSCVKEIFQHEGKWLTATFTIGGIIMFVLFGVLFYLAGFLEEEFNIVGVKKGAIIAIPLVALSVASYVTGKRIGENKIVMKWCVVIGLFLLAGSTFLVSFTDRLWLILMILFLSGIGIGMALPSLDALITEGIKKEERGTITSLYSSTRFLGVAAGPPLYAVLMDQSNSMVFYISAGVSMLAMLLGIYVIKPDTKENV, encoded by the coding sequence ATGGACGATAAAAAGAAGTGGGATCTTATTTCGCTTGCCTCGATTCCGCTTGTAATGACCCTTGGTAATTCAATGCTTATTCCGGTGTTGCCTATTATTGAAAAGAAGCTCGGCATCACATCCTTTGAAGTGTCAATGATTATCACGCTCTACTCCGTTGCAGCAATTCTGTTTATTCCAATTGCAGGTTATTTATCTGATCGATATGGACGCAAGAAAATCATTATTCCGAGCTTGTTTATAGCTGGGTGTGGCGGTCTTATTACGGCGTGGGCAGCCTGGTCACTTGAAGAACCTTATGCTGTTATTTTAATTGGCAGAGTTCTTCAGGGGATTGGATCATCCGGTGCCGCTCCAGTCGTTCTTCCATTTGTTGGAGATCTGTTTAAAAGCGATAAAGAAGTTAGTGCTGGTCTTGGGCTGATTGAAACATCAAATACAATTGGAAAAGTGCTCAGTCCCATTCTCGGAGCTTTGCTAGCTTCATTTCTCTGGTACTTACCCTTTTTATCCATTCCAGTCTTCTCACTTATTTCGATCATCCTTGTCATTTTCCTTGTAGAATCACCAGATAAAAAAGAAAAACCGCAAACGATTTCAGCATTCCTTAGTTGTGTAAAAGAGATTTTCCAACATGAAGGGAAATGGTTAACGGCTACGTTTACAATAGGTGGGATTATCATGTTTGTCCTTTTTGGCGTGCTCTTCTATTTAGCTGGTTTTCTTGAGGAAGAGTTTAACATTGTAGGGGTTAAAAAAGGAGCTATTATTGCCATCCCTCTTGTAGCCCTTTCCGTTGCCTCATATGTAACTGGGAAGCGAATCGGAGAGAATAAAATCGTTATGAAGTGGTGTGTGGTAATTGGTTTATTTCTTCTAGCGGGATCGACCTTCCTTGTTTCGTTTACCGACAGATTATGGCTAATATTAATGATTTTATTTCTTTCTGGTATTGGGATCGGCATGGCGTTACCCAGTCTTGACGCGTTAATTACAGAAGGAATAAAGAAAGAAGAAAGGGGAACCATTACCTCACTTTATAGCTCAACACGTTTTCTGGGAGTCGCCGCAGGACCGCCACTCTATGCGGTTTTAATGGATCAATCTAATAGCATGGTCTTTTACATTTCGGCAGGGGTCAGTATGCTTGCAATGCTGCTCGGCATTTATGTAATAAAACCTGATACAAAAGAAAATGTTTAA
- the spxA gene encoding transcriptional regulator SpxA — MITLYTSPSCTSCRKAKAWLEEHNLPYEQRNMFAKPLTEDEIKSIIRMTEKGTEEIISRRSKAFGALEKELDELTLQELYSLIKENPGILKRPILLDTKRLQVGFHEDEIRSFLPRKVRAFQLEQILQDAQ, encoded by the coding sequence ATGATCACACTTTACACATCACCAAGCTGCACCTCGTGCAGAAAAGCTAAAGCATGGCTTGAGGAGCATAATCTTCCTTATGAACAGCGGAACATGTTTGCAAAGCCGTTAACTGAAGATGAAATTAAATCCATTATCCGCATGACGGAAAAAGGAACAGAGGAAATTATTTCAAGGCGTTCCAAAGCCTTTGGTGCACTTGAAAAAGAACTGGATGAGCTTACGTTACAGGAACTCTACAGCTTAATTAAAGAAAACCCTGGCATTCTTAAGCGCCCAATTTTACTTGATACAAAGCGTCTTCAGGTTGGTTTCCATGAAGACGAAATTCGAAGCTTTCTCCCACGTAAAGTAAGAGCATTTCAACTTGAGCAAATTTTACAGGATGCCCAATAA